From the Deinococcus aestuarii genome, the window CCCAGCACGCTGATCTCGGCGTCGTTGCTGTGCGGGGGAACGCGCGGCGTGAGTTCCAAGGGGGGACCTCTTTCAGGCACGTCACGCCGGGCGCGGCGCCCGAAAAAGGCGACGCGCGGCATGTGCCGGGAATGGAGTTGGTGGGGTCGGGGTTCGACCCATTCGCCCGGTCTGAACCCGGCTGAACTGCCGCGCATCATACCACCCCCGCCCGGGCCGCACCGCCTCCCCCCGCCGGGACCCCCGTCCTTAGGCAAGGGGCAGTAAGAGGCCTGTTAGGCCGCCTTTCCTACTCTCTTCTCAAGCAAGGACGGGAGACACCCGCACCTGCAACGCCATCCCCGACCCGAAGGACCATCTCCCAATTCCTTATCCCGACGGTCAACCAGGAGAAGACTATGAAGAACCAGACGCGCACCCAGGGCTTCACCCTCATCGAGCTGCTCATCGTGATCGCCATCATCGGCATCCTGGCGGCGGTGCTGATCCCCAACCTGCTCAGCTCCCGCAACCGCGCCAACGACAGCGCCGTCCAGAGCTTCGTCCGCAACACCGTGACCGCCGTCGAGGCCAACCGTAACACCGTGACCCAGGCGCTGCCCACCGAGACGAACTGCGCCACCCTCCAGGGCGTGACGGCTCCCAACGGCCTGACGAGCTGCGCCATCTCCTACACCCCGGCCAGCGACACCTACACCATCAGGGCTGTCAGCAAGACCGGCAAGATCTTCAACTACAACGGCAAGGAAGTCGTCGAAGGCAGCTAAGACTGAGCATGACGCGCCAACCCTCACCTGACCAGGTGGGGGTTGTTTTTCTATGGTGTCAAAACTATGAAACCGAGACGATCACAACGGAAGGATCGCGGCTTCACCCTGGTTGAACTTCTGACCACGATAGCTATTCTCAGCCTGCTCGCCAGTGCCCTGATTCCCAATCTCCTGTCCGCTCGCCGTCATTCCAACGATGGAGCGGCTATCGCCTACCTGCGGCACTGTGTCACATCGCTAGAATCTGCTCGCAATTCGGTGACTCAGCAACTTCCCGAGGCAAGAAGCTGTGAGGACCCGTCGCTGGGCGATGCACGCCTTCCACGCCCCAGTTCCATCATCAGTACTATCATCAACGTCAATCCGGACAGAGATGATTACACAGTTACAGTCAACAGCGTGACTGAAAAGGTCTTTTACCATAACGGGAGAACAGTTGTTGCTGGGAATTGAGGTTGGCGAGGATGACCCAGACGCACACCCAGGGAGCGACAAGCTCCACGAATAGGGCACCCGAACTCCTGCTGCTGGCACTCTGGACCCTTCCCCTGCTACTCAACCCCGTCCTCGCCATGTCCTTCGACGAGGTTTACCTCGCCCCGAAGGTGTTCTGGATTTACGCCGTCATCCTGCCCTCGGCGCTGCTCGTTCTCTG encodes:
- a CDS encoding prepilin-type N-terminal cleavage/methylation domain-containing protein, with translation MKNQTRTQGFTLIELLIVIAIIGILAAVLIPNLLSSRNRANDSAVQSFVRNTVTAVEANRNTVTQALPTETNCATLQGVTAPNGLTSCAISYTPASDTYTIRAVSKTGKIFNYNGKEVVEGS
- a CDS encoding prepilin-type N-terminal cleavage/methylation domain-containing protein, encoding MKPRRSQRKDRGFTLVELLTTIAILSLLASALIPNLLSARRHSNDGAAIAYLRHCVTSLESARNSVTQQLPEARSCEDPSLGDARLPRPSSIISTIINVNPDRDDYTVTVNSVTEKVFYHNGRTVVAGN